A portion of the Sandaracinobacteroides saxicola genome contains these proteins:
- a CDS encoding S-(hydroxymethyl)glutathione dehydrogenase/class III alcohol dehydrogenase, translated as MKTRAAVAFAAKQPLEIVELDLEGPKAGEVLVEIMATGICHTDAYTLDGLDSEGLFPSVLGHEGAGIVREVGPGVTSVKPGDHVIPLYTPECRQCKSCLSGKTNLCTAIRATQGKGLMPDGTSRFSHRGQTVFHYMGCSTFSNFTVLPEIAVAKVRTDAPFDKACYIGCGVTTGVGAVVNTAKVEPGANAVVFGLGGIGLNVIQGLRMVGADIIVGVDINDSKEPWGRQFGMTHFVNPTRVEGDLVAHLVELTGGGADYSFDCTGNTNVMRQALECCHRGWGESIIIGVAESGKEIATRPFQLVTGRVWKGTAFGGAKGRTDVPKIVDWYMNGKIAIDPMITHTLPLDRINEAFDLMHEGKSIRSVVIF; from the coding sequence ATGAAAACCCGCGCCGCCGTCGCCTTTGCCGCCAAACAGCCGCTCGAAATCGTCGAACTCGACCTCGAAGGGCCAAAGGCCGGCGAGGTCCTTGTCGAGATCATGGCCACCGGCATCTGCCACACCGACGCCTACACGCTGGACGGCCTCGACAGCGAAGGCCTCTTCCCCAGCGTGCTCGGCCACGAAGGCGCCGGCATCGTCCGGGAGGTCGGCCCCGGCGTCACCAGCGTGAAGCCCGGCGACCATGTCATCCCGCTCTACACGCCGGAATGCCGGCAGTGCAAAAGCTGCCTCTCCGGCAAGACCAACCTCTGCACCGCCATCCGCGCCACGCAGGGGAAGGGCCTGATGCCCGACGGCACCAGCCGCTTCAGCCACCGCGGCCAGACCGTCTTCCATTACATGGGCTGCTCCACCTTCAGCAATTTTACCGTCCTGCCCGAAATCGCGGTCGCCAAGGTCCGCACCGACGCGCCGTTCGACAAGGCCTGCTACATCGGCTGCGGTGTCACCACCGGCGTCGGCGCCGTCGTCAACACGGCGAAGGTCGAACCCGGCGCCAACGCCGTCGTCTTCGGTTTGGGCGGCATCGGCCTCAACGTCATCCAGGGCCTCCGGATGGTCGGCGCCGACATCATCGTCGGCGTCGACATCAACGACAGCAAGGAACCCTGGGGCCGCCAGTTCGGCATGACCCATTTCGTCAATCCCACCCGTGTGGAGGGCGACCTCGTCGCCCACCTCGTCGAGCTGACCGGCGGCGGCGCGGACTACAGCTTCGATTGCACCGGCAACACCAATGTGATGCGCCAGGCGCTCGAATGCTGCCACCGCGGCTGGGGCGAATCGATCATCATCGGCGTCGCGGAGTCGGGCAAGGAAATCGCCACCCGCCCGTTCCAGCTCGTCACCGGCCGCGTCTGGAAAGGCACCGCCTTCGGCGGCGCGAAGGGCCGCACGGACGTGCCCAAGATCGTCGACTGGTACATGAACGGCAAGATCGCCATCGACCCGATGATCACACACACCCTCCCGCTGGACCGCATCAACGAAGCCTTCGACCTGATGCACGAAGGCAAAAGCATCCGCAGCGTCGTCATCTTCTAA
- a CDS encoding VOC family protein, whose product MFSHVMLGAKDLEASRAFYDGVLAVLGASPGSRHLDRYFWRHNGATFGVSIPIDGEPATHGNGSTLGFACADPATVDAFHAAGLAHGGTACENPPGVRDGSAGKLYLAYLRDPAGNKICALHRL is encoded by the coding sequence ATGTTCAGCCACGTCATGCTCGGCGCCAAGGACCTCGAAGCATCGCGCGCCTTCTACGATGGCGTCCTCGCCGTTCTCGGCGCGTCCCCCGGCTCCCGCCACCTCGACCGCTATTTCTGGCGCCACAACGGCGCCACCTTCGGCGTCTCCATCCCCATCGATGGCGAGCCCGCGACCCACGGCAACGGCAGCACGCTGGGCTTCGCCTGCGCCGACCCCGCCACGGTCGATGCCTTCCACGCCGCCGGCCTCGCCCATGGCGGCACCGCGTGCGAAAATCCGCCGGGCGTCCGCGACGGCAGCGCCGGCAAGCTCTACCTCGCCTACCTCCGCGATCCCGCCGGCAACAAGATCTGCGCGCTGCACCGCCTGTGA
- the fghA gene encoding S-formylglutathione hydrolase: METLSQWRCHGGTQGVYRHHSTSTGTPMTFAVFVPPQHEAGFVPVLWFLSGLTCTHANVMEKGGYQALAAELGLMIVCPDTSPRGEGVADDPAYDLGQGAGFYVDATQAPWSPHFRMRSYVERELPALIAAKFPADVRQQGITGHSMGGHGALTLALRNPKRFRSVSAFAPIVAPAAVPWGEKAFTAYLGHDTSHWALHDACALIHAGARVPDILVDQGGADSFLESQLQPHRLADACAAAGIPLTLRLHPGYDHSYYFIQTFMPDHLHWHAERLMASPAG; encoded by the coding sequence ATCGAAACGCTCAGCCAGTGGCGCTGCCACGGCGGCACCCAGGGCGTCTATCGCCACCATTCCACCAGCACCGGCACGCCGATGACCTTCGCCGTCTTCGTGCCCCCGCAGCATGAGGCCGGCTTCGTTCCCGTGCTCTGGTTCCTCTCCGGCCTCACCTGCACCCACGCCAACGTCATGGAGAAAGGCGGCTACCAGGCCCTCGCCGCCGAACTCGGCCTGATGATCGTCTGCCCCGACACCTCACCCCGTGGGGAGGGCGTCGCTGACGACCCGGCCTATGACCTGGGGCAGGGCGCCGGCTTCTACGTCGATGCCACACAGGCCCCCTGGTCCCCGCATTTCCGCATGCGCTCCTATGTGGAACGCGAACTGCCGGCGCTGATCGCGGCGAAGTTTCCGGCGGACGTCAGGCAGCAGGGCATCACCGGCCACAGCATGGGCGGCCATGGCGCGCTCACGCTGGCGCTGCGCAACCCCAAACGCTTCCGCAGCGTCAGCGCCTTCGCCCCCATCGTGGCGCCCGCCGCGGTGCCCTGGGGAGAGAAAGCCTTCACCGCCTACCTCGGGCACGACACCTCGCACTGGGCGCTGCACGACGCCTGCGCCCTGATCCACGCCGGCGCCCGCGTGCCGGACATCCTCGTCGACCAGGGCGGGGCCGACAGCTTCCTCGAAAGCCAGCTGCAACCCCACCGCCTGGCCGACGCCTGCGCCGCCGCCGGCATCCCGCTCACGCTGCGCCTCCACCCCGGCTACGACCACAGCTACTACTTCATCCAGACCTTCA